One region of Thunnus albacares chromosome 8, fThuAlb1.1, whole genome shotgun sequence genomic DNA includes:
- the tmem79b gene encoding transmembrane protein 79, with protein sequence MEDSGGTKATQEEEVVKSAMMEASTLQWPGDRQTGGQTGKGDRMSVRSDVSLRDAASWTESERELMAEGRARRGGAGEDKASGPAVEGAESRETHLEEEEPAENRLPEKAAQVFSPAVTVLHSPSSPRESEAFWELEKSPFLDPQGLQDYNQHGYQYDWTQDTPPPRCGRGCTGRDTLKIGVSLMSSALFFPVLVWGGYVFLPFDAPLLDGAPLRLVYTLRCSVFAATPIILGWLVLGVSRLKLGVVRPLFDEEVKEAEHQEISVHRRFVSDSASLFLIYFLQLVVMAMYLSQEQLKLVPLLTIIFAFGRLFYWVAAAFGSSVRGFGFGLSFLPGLAMMVTNMYFIFSVEASGSIFSLPPPPEEVLTPPAGRQRFWG encoded by the exons ATGGAGGACAGCGGGGGGACAAAGGCGAcacaagaggaggaggtggtgaagTCCGCCATGATGGAAGCCAGCACGCTGCAGTGgccaggagacagacagacaggtggacagacaggtaAAGGTGACAGGATGAGTGTGAGGTCAGACGTGTCTCTCCGAGACGCAGCGAGCTGGACGGAGAGCGAGAGGGAGCTGATGGCCGAGGGGAGGGCGAGGAGGGGCGGGGCAGGTGAAGACAAGGCGTCGGGGCCGGCGGTGGAGGGGGCGGAGTCGAGGGAGACacacctggaggaggaggagcctgCGGAGAACCGCCTGCCGGAGAAAGCAGCTCAGGTGTTCAGTCCTGCAGTGACCGTCCTGCACTCGCCCTCCTCACCCAGAGAGAGCGAGGCATTCTGGGAGTTAGAGAAGAGCCCCTTCCTGGATCCCCAAGGACTACAGGACTACAACCAGCATGGCTACCAGTACGACTGGACCCAGGACACACCCCCTCCCAGAT gtgggCGGGGCTGTACTGGCAGAGACACTCTGAAGATAGGCGTGTCCCTGATGAGTTCGGCGCTCTTCTTCCCCGTCCTGGTGTGGGGGGGTTATGTCTTCCTGCCGTTTGACGCCCCCCTGCTTGATGGCGCCCCCCTCAGACTCGTCTACACACTGCGCTGCTCCGTGTTCGCCGCCACACCCATCATCCTGG GTTGGCTGGTTCTGGGTGTCAGTCGGCTCAAGTTGGGTGTTGTTCGGCCTCTGTTTgatgaggaggtgaaggaggcgGAGCATCAGGAGATCAGCGTGCACCGGCGCTTTGTCTCTGACTCCGCCTCCCTGTTCCTGATCTACTTCCTGCAGCTGGTCGTCATGGCAATGTACCTGAGCCAGGAGCAGCTGAAGCTCGTCCCTCTGCTCACCATCATCTTCGCCTTCGGACG GCTGTTTTACTGGGTGGCCGCAGCCTTCGGCAGCAGTGTTCGAGGTTTCGGTTTCGGCCTCTCCTTCCTGCCAGGTCTCGCCATGATGGTCACCAACATGTACTTCATCTTCTCAGTGGAGGCGTCGGGGTCCATCTTCAGcttgcctcctcctcctgaggAGGTGCTGACTCCACCCGCCGGTAGACAGAGGTTCTGGGGATGA